Part of the Funiculus sociatus GB2-C1 genome, GGTTAACCGACGGTTCCTTTACTGAAGCTCAGTTTTTCGCTCCTCAAGGCATGGCACTAGATACCGAGAATCAAATTCTCTACGTCGCCGATACCGAAAACCACGCCATACGTAAAGTTGACCTCAAACATCAGCAAGTGCAAACCATTGCTGGTACTGGCGAACAAAGCCACCAAATCCGCCCCCACGGTGGTGCTGGACTAGAAACTAAGTTAAATTCCCCTTGGGATATAGAAAAAGTCGGAAATAGCCTATTTATCGCTATGGCTGGCCCTCACCAAATCTGGGAAATGCAGCTAGAAACTGGCACGGTCAGCACCTATGCAGGCACAGGTGCAGAATCATGCGTCGATGGAAATCTTGACGAATCTGCCTTTTCCCAACCCAGTGGCATCACTACAGATAGCCAAGAATTATATATAGCCGACAGCGAAATTAGTTCAATTCGCGGTGTCGGACTCGGCAAACAAGCTCAAGTGAGAACCGTCTGCGGCAGCGGTGAGCTATTTGGATTTGGAGATGTTGATGGTGAAGGCTACGACGTGCGACTCCAGCATTGTCTAGGTGTTGAATATGCCCAAAATTCCCTTTGGGTAGCTGATACCTACAACCACAAAATTAAGCGAGTTGACCCCAAAAGCGGCATTTGCGAAACTGTTTTGGGAGGCACGGCAGGATTTCAGGATGGTGAAGGCACCAGCGCACGATTTTCTGAGCCATCAGGACTAAGTGCTGTTGGTTCCACTCTATACATTGCGGATACTAATAACCATGCCATCCGTTGTGTCAATCTCACTACGCTGAGTGTCACAACCATGAAGTTTCCAGCATTGTGTGCGCCAGATGTCTGTATTCCCGCCGCTTATGAAAATTAAATTTCTCGTTCCCTGGCTGGCCCAGGGAATGCTATTCTCGGAGGCTCTGCCTCCCGTAATGTTTGGCAGACGAGGCAGAACCTCTAGATTTGCATTGCTAGTCTCTGACTGGCAACAAGATAAACAAGAGAAAATTTATAAATCCACAGCGCCGAGTACCTGTAGCACTCTTTCAATATTATCCAAATCACCAACAATCCTTCGCACAGGCTGAGGCCAGACCCGAACAAGGGTCGGTGTTGCAGAGATATGATTAGACTCCGCCTGCTCTGGGTGTTTGAAGATATCAATAACTTTCAAAGTGTAAGGATGACCAAGAGATTGCTCTAACAGCTGGTGCAAACTTTGGAGAGTCCGTTCAGTGGTTCCATTATGTCCGGAAACAAAGAGGCGCAGGACATAGCCACGAGTTGGAACTGTAGGTAATGAAGGTTGGAAACCAGTTCGCTCCAAGCGCACGATTAAGTCGTGGTTTTCCCAAAGTTGGGGAAATTGGTCGCGATAAGTTTCCAGTACAATCGGGTCGCCTAATTCTGGGGGCCAAGGAGCAATTTGCCAATTTTGCCAATCGCCAGTCTGGAAAACCCCATTCAGTAATGCCTGATGCCGTCGCACTGGCGGATAAACTTCAGCAGCAACCTGCAATTCTTGGGTGTAAGGAGCAAACCAGCGATCGATTGTGGCAGTGTACGCTGGCACTAAAAAATGAGGAGGCTCCTGTAACCCCAGCATTTCTTGAAGTCCAGCACACAGATGCAGGTGCCAGTGGTTCTGCTTAGTGGAGTCAATACAATAAATTAAATCTCCCCCTGGTGTAAACAGGGCAATGCCTTTGAACAACTGGGGGATGTGTAGTTGGTATTGGGTCAAGGAAATGCGCCAAAAGAATAAAAATTAAAAATTAAAAATGGAAGAAGACGGTCTTCTTCCATTTTTAATTTTACATTTTTAATTGTTATACCCGTCCTCGGAGGAATTGAGCCATCTCGTTAGGAGTAGGCGACATTTCCAAGGCAGTTTCTTCAGTAATTCTACCTTCTTGATAGAGGTCGAGGAGTGCTCTATTCATAGTAATCATGCCGTCAAAACTGGAGGCAAGCATGATTCCGGTAATCTCTTCATACTTACCTTCCTTGATGTAATCTTTGATCGCCTCAGTATTGATCAGGATGTCGTGGAAAGCAGCACGTTTCCCATCGGTGGTTTTGCACAAACCTTGGGAAATGATGGATACAAGAGATTCAGCGATCGCTATCTTCATAGAATGCTGCTCCTCAGCTGAGTAAAGATTGAGAATACGCTCAATCGTTTTCACAGCGCTGTTGGTGTGTAGCGTTCCCATTACCAAGTGACCAGTTTGAGCAGCTTTGAGCGCAGTGTTAACCGTTTCTTTATCACGCATTTCCCCCACCAGAATCAAGTCGGGGTCTTCCCGCAACGCTGCTTTCAGTGCGTTGTCAAACTTCAAGGTGTTCAAACCGACTTCCCGGTGTTTAATTAGAGACTTGCGACTGGTATGAACAAATTCAATCGGGTCTTCAATGGTGATGATGTGCTTTGCCATTTCTTTATTGATGTAGTCAATCATGGCAGCCATCGTGGTAGATTTACCAGAACCTGTCGGCCCTGTCACCAAAATCAACCCTTTATGGTAATGACAAATATCTTTAAATACTTCTGGCAACCGTAGCTGCTCCATCGTCAAGATATTGTTCGGGATGAGTCGCATTACCATCGCCGGACCGCGCATAGAACCAAATACGTTGATCCGTGCCCGCGAAAACTCGTACTGCGTTACCCCGTCAAAGTCTAGACGTTCTTCAAATTCCCGAATCTGAGCATCACTCATCACTTCCCGCAACCAGCTCATAAAAGTTGCTTCATCCGTTAACGGATAGTCAGTCGTTTCCATGTCGCCCCGCTTGCGGAAGCGCGGAACTTCAGATACACCTACGTGAATGTCGGAAATTCCATTTTCATGAGCCTTGACGACGATTTCCCGTAATGTTGGTTGTCCCGGACTAGGGCCTACAGGTTTTGCAGGTGTGCGAGATACAACAGTTGGTGCAGCCGAGGAAGGCGGGGGAGCTGGTCGCCCTGAAGGTGGCACCCCAGGCGGCATCCCAGGCGGCATCCCAGGGGGAACTTTGGGGGGAGGCGGAGGAGCTGCGACAGCGGTTCTTTGTGTCGAAGACATATCCACAGTTTGCATTGGCTGCTGCTGAGTAGAACTGGTGGCAGCTGCATCCCTTGCTGGAGGTCGCATTCCCGGCGGTGGTGCAGGGGGTACGCGGGGTGGAGGGGGCGGTGACATCGGTGGACGCTGGGGTTCTGTCATCTTTCAAATACCGCTGTTAGAAAATTTACATCAATTCATAAAGCGCACTTTCATCCCACGAAGACGTTTCCTCAAGGCAGCCCTCAGAGGTGATGCGGGGTTTGGCGGCTGTTGTAGGAGTTTTAAGCCCTCCTATTGGTAGTTTTCCCAAAACTAGGGGGTGAGTAACATTCACCGGAAAAAATTCTTTCTTTCCAGGGGATTGTTTAATTTGGGATTTTGAATAGGAGGTTTTCTCCCAGTTACCTTCTCCCCAGTCCCTTTCATAGATGAGCTTAATTATGAGAATATTTCTTGGAAATCATAAGATATGTTAAGCAGAATGGTGTTGGATTGGTTGTATAGAAGTTATATAGGCGATCGCGTCTTTTCAGCCTGCCTATAAAATAAGCTGAAACCCTAACACTCTTGAAACCTATATCTTTTGGGGGATGGTGGTTATAATTTGCGCTTTACAATAAGCCGACGCTAAAAATTTCGCAGCCATAAATAATCTGAACTGAGTGTAAATTTTAGTGAAGATAAGCTCATCTTAAGAAAAGGATTAACTATACTAATTTTCACGCCAGTCGAGCCGCAAGGATCGATTAAAAGTCATTTTCTACATATAAATTCGTTGTTTGGGTATCAGGAGAAAAAATCATGCAACTGACTCAGAACCAAAGTTTGGGAAAAGGTTATTCATTATCTACGATCAAAAGCTTTTTGATCTGGACTTTTACTTTAACGGTTTGCTTACTGGTTGTAGGCTTCCCGTTGGTTGTCCTCATGGTTACGGTAGGCGCAATGCTTGCGATCGCTTTACAATCTGTACTGCCTGTGAGCGCTGTATTATTGGTGGCAGGAGCCTTGATTGGAGCAAATGTTTTGGCAGTTGTCGCTGGTGCGGCATTGTTAACTCTCAAGGGAGTACATCCTCAAGAAGTCCGTTGGTTGCACTGGCTGCACGGTGAAGCAAATCCTCGCCACACTTCAGTGTATGCAGCTTGTCCACTAACTTGCGATCTAGATTCCTAACAACTGAATAAATTGTGAACGCTCATCTAAAGAAAGTGTGTTGTCTGCAACAGTTCAATGACCCGGCATCTGCCGGGTCTTTTCGTAGGAGAATCTTTATATAGGATTGGGAAAAGCGAACAACTTTGTATGCGTCCGAAGTGTGAAAAACCGCATCAAGTACCATATAAAGGAAGCGATCGCAATTCCTGTTACTCGCAAATGACCTAAATTTCCATGCTCCCATCTCCTTTTTCGATTTGCATCACCCTGGGAACCCGTCCGGAAGCGATTAAACTGGCACCAGTTATCCAGCAGTTCCAGCGATCGCCCAATTTTAAAACTCAGGTAGTTTTGACTGGTCAGCATCGAGAAATGGTTCAACAGGTGATGCAGCTATTTGGACTGAGTGCTGATTGGAATCTAGAAATCATGCAACGTCAGCAAACTCTCACAGATATTACCTTTCGCAGTTTGCGGGGACTAGAAGCCATATTTGGACAGTTGCAGCCACAAATGGTAATAGTTCAAGGCGATACAACCACAGCTTTTGCAGCTACTTTGGCGGCGTTTTACCAAAAAATCCCTGTAGGTCACGTAGAAGCGGGATTACGCACAGACGATCTATTTAATCCTTACCCAGAAGAAGCCAATCGACGGCTGATTTCCCAACTAACCCAGCTACATTTTGCGCCAACATCGCTGGCGGTGGAAAACCTGCAACGTTCTGGAGTGACGGGTGAAATTCACCAAACTGGAAATACAGTAATTGATGCTTTGCTGACGGTGGCGAAAAGTCAGCCAGAGTGCGACATTCCCGGTTTGGACTGGAATCAATACCGCGTACTTCTAGCAACAGTTCACCGCCGGGAGAACTGGGGGGAACCACTCCAAGGAATTGCAGAGGGATTTCTACATATATTAGATAAGTTTCCCGATACAGCTTTATTGTTACCCCTGCATCGAAATCCGACAGTGCGAGAACCTTTACAAGCACTTTTAGGAACTCACGAGAGAGTTTTTTTAACAGAACCCTTAGATTACGCCCAGCTTGTAGGCGCAATTCAACGCAGTTACTTGCTGTTAACAGATTCCGGGGGATTACAAGAGGAAGCACCGAGTTTAGGTAAACCAGTGCTAGTTTTACGGGAAACCACAGAAAGACCAGAAGCTGTAACAGCAGGTACAGCAAAATTGGTGGGTACCGACTCAAATCAAATTCTGGTTGCAGCGACCCAATTGTTAAGTAACCCAGATGCCTATCAAAAGATGGCAACAGCGATTAATCCTTTTGGCGATGGACGTGCATCTGAGAAAATTTTGCAAATTGTAGAGAAATATTTCTCTAGCTGTTAAAAATTAGTAACTTTCTAAGGATAGAGAGTGTCGCCAGTGGTGGAGTCAAAGACAAACAGCTGATTCAGGTCGAGTTGGATGGTCAAGCGATCGCCCGGACGACCCCGCCAATCTGCACCCGCCTGAAAATTCACCACAACAGCAGATTCCGGCAAACGCCCACGAACTAGAATCTCCCTCCCCAAAGGTTCAACAACATGCACCTCAACAACTAACTGTCCATATTCCTTATCTTCTGGGGGCGTTTGCGGTTCGTTAATCCAAATATGCTCTGGACGAATTCCCAAATCAAAAGTTTTCCCTTCAGGGAGTTTTAACTTATTGCGAAGCGCAAACAAACAAGGTAAAGATTCGTTGCCTATCTGAAAAACTTCACCCGTGTAGGTCGCAGATAAAATATTCATCGGCGGACTACCTAAAAACGTCGCCACCATCCGATTAGCAGGTCTGGCATAAATATTTTGAGGGTCGCCAATTTGCTGAATTCGACCTTGATTTAGCACTATAATTTGATCGGCTAAAGTCATCGCTTCTACCTGATCGTGGGTGACATAAATAGTAGTAATTCCCACTTTTTGATGTAGCTGCTTGAGTTCCGCCCGGGTATCATCTCGCAACTGAGCATCTAAATTAGAAAGTGGTTCATCTAAGAGAAATACTTGGGGTTGACGTGCGAGCGCTCTCCCCAACGCTACTCGCTGCTGCTGTCCTCCAGAAAGTTGCTTAGGCTTACGATCCAGAAGATGGGAAATATCGAGCGATCGCGCTACCGTTTCCACCCGTTCTCGAACCATTTTCTTCTCAAAAGAGCGCATCCTCAGACCAAAAGCCAGATTTTCCGCTACCGTCATGTGCGGGTAAAGCGCATAATTTTGGAATACCATCGCCACATCCCTCGCCCTAGCTGGGACGCCATTCATCAAAGTATCCCCGATGTAGAGATTACCGCCAGTGGCAGTTTCCAAACCAGCAATCGTTCGCAAAATCGTCGATTTACCGCAACCAGAAGGCCCCACCATCACCCAGAATTGTCCATCAGGCACCTCAAAGGTAATATTCTCAATGGCAGTGGTATTAGTAAATCTGCGCGTAATGCCTTGTAAGCGAACGTTTGCCATAGTTTTTAGTTATTAGTCATTAGTTATTAGTTTATACATAGTTATTAGTAAAAATGCCTTACTGTAGGCGCTTCGCCTTCTCCAAGGGTAGTCACGGCTTTGTAAGTGGAACATCAAAACTAAAGTGCTGTGGGTATATATTTCCTAATTACTATTGCAAAGGAAGCGATCGCTTGCTCGAACTTTCGGGTTATTAGTCAGATAGTCCTGCACCCAATTACAGCTGTGCAACAGGAGATTATCTAAATCCAGATTCCAGATACTCGCTGTTTGATCCTGACTAGCAGAAGCAAGTGCTTTACCATCAGGACTGAAACTGACGCTTGTAACGCGGCCACTATGACCTTGAAGAGTTTTAATCAAAGTATCATCAAGCCGCCACAATTGTACTGTATTTTCCCAAGTAGTCGTCGCCAAAATCTGACCATCTGGACTAAAACTAAGGTGAGAAACGCTATCAGTATGCCCTTCTAAAGTTCGATACAAAGATCCATCCCGGCGCCAAAGTTTTACAGTATTATCATAACTAGCTGACGCGATTAGCTGGCCATTGGGACTAAACGTTACATCCAAGACCCAGCCATTATGCCCAGCCAGGGTTTGGATGTATTTGCCATCAGATGTCCAGAGTTTGATAGTATTATCATCGCTGGTAGTTGCCAGTGTATTACCATTCGGACTAAAGGCAACTGCATTAACGCGATCGCTATGTCCTTTCAAAGTTTTAATCAGCCTACCAGAAACATCCCAAAGTTTCACTGTCTTATCGCGAGAAGCAGACGCAATGATCTTACCATTAGGACTAAAAGCCACATCCAAAACCCAATCTTTATGTCCATTCTGCCCGTTTAAAGTCAAAAGCAGCTTACCCGATATACTCCAAATTTTCACCGTTTTGTCGCGAGAAGCAGAAGCAATCAACTGACCGTCTGGACTAAAAGTAACACTAAGTACCCGGTCTTTATGCCCCACCAAAGTTCCGAGTAACAATCCACTTTTGTCCCACAATTTTACCGTTTTATCTTGACTAGCAGAAGCTAAAGTCTGACCATCTGGGCTGAAACTAATGTCATGCACATGATCCTTATGTCCTTTTAAAACAATGCGCGACATATCGTTAAGTCGCCAGAATTTAACAGTTTTGTCGTAGCTACCAGAAGCCAAAGTCTGACCATCTGGCGACCAAGATACACTGGTGACAGCATCGCTGTGTCCCTTAAGAATTCTGTAGGAACGGGTTTCAAACTTGGCCTTACTGTCACGCCGCCAAACTCTCACCGTATTATCATTACTGGAAGAAGCTAACTTCTGACTATCGGGACTAAAACTAACTCCAAATACCCAGTCAGTATGTCCTGCCAGCGTCTGAACCAGTTCGCCGCTTTTGTTCCAAAGTTTTATCGTTTTGTCATCGCTTGCCGAAGCCAAAAGCTGCCCATCCAGGCTGAAATTCAGGCAAGTCACTTTACCTTGATGTCCCCGCAAAATTTTTTCAGGCTGCTCTAGCTTTTGCTTGGAAATATCCCAAATGCTAATGATTTTGTCATAACTCGCCGTAGCTAACAACCTCCCATCCGGGCTGAAAACAACGCTAGTAACTTTGCTGTTATGTTTTAAGGTCTTCAGCAACTGGCCAGTGCTGCGGTTCCAAAGCTTTACCGTTTTATCATCACTTGCTGAAGCCAATATTTTACCGTCTGGGCTGAAGCTGACGTTATTAACCGGGCTACTATGTCCTTTAATTGTTCTAATTAAAGTACCGTCTGTTTTCCACAGTTTTATCGTCTTGTCTAAACTGCTAGAAGCCAACGTTTTACCGTCTGGGCTGAAACTTACACTGGTGACACTATCAGTGTGTCCAATAAGGTTTCCCAAAGTTTTCAGTAGTTTGCCATCGCGTCGCCAGAGTTTTACAGTCTTATCTGTACTCGCTGAGGCAATTGTTTGTCCGTCTGGGCTGAAACTCACACCCCAAACTATATCTCGATGCCCCTCCAAACGATTGCGCTCTTGCACGCCATAGACTGCTCGCTGCATTGCTAACAAGACGCGCAGCTGAGTCGCTGGTTCTACACCCGTGGCATTTTTTAGGCGTTTACCTGCCCTCAACGCTTCAATTAAAGCATCAAATTCCTTGTGGGAAACAAAGAGTGTTTCGGAAGAGGCACTCAGGGCGCTAAGCTGAGCATTAGTTTGCGCGATCGCAGCCACTTTTCTTTGAGCTTCCGCTCGCCACGCAAATTGTCCAGCCAAAATTGCCAGAATTGCCATTATGATACCAGCGGCAATCGTCCCCAGCTGTTGTTTCTGAACTCGATTCAGTTTTTCCTCACTTCTGGCTAGCTGTGCTTTCAGGTTCAAATCGGATCTGTGGCGAATCCGCTCGACCAAATAATCATGCACCAACTGATAGCGGGCTTCTGACTCATCCCAGACAACAAATACTAAACCAGAGCCTATAAGAATCTCTAAAATTAAATTTAGTTTCTTTTTCTTGACAGATAAAATAGTTGCGAATTCCTCTTGAGTCTTTAGTGGACGGGTTCCTTTTTTATCTGTTAATAAAAACAAAATATCCCAAGCGGCGGACTCGTTCTCTGGGCCACAATCAGCAATAACTTTTTTTAAAAATCTCTCCACCAGTTCTGCTTTTGGGTTAGCTCCAAGTTGCAGATATTGCTGCAAAGTTGTGATTTTGTCTTCTTCTTCTTGTAGTTGAGCGCCCACTAATTGCAACTCAATAGGTCGAACTTCTCCTAATTCTTCAGCCAAATCTTCTACCAACCGACTAATTAATTGCTGCTCCAAATTAAAAAATGGAGAACGTTCAGTTAATCTTTTAATCACAAGCTTGGCATCTTTCTTAGAAAAGTTGCCCAAGTAATAACGAATTTCTTGATTTAAAATATCATTGTTAATAATATCTAAATAATTAAGTCGTTCGCATTCTAATAAATAATGTAAATAGTCTTCTCGGAGGGATAAAATAACTTTTACGAAAGGAATGTTTAGACAGTCGCGCAAAAATTCATAAAATTGATGTCTAATCGCTGGGTTAGTACAAACAAAAAATAACTCTTCAAATTGGTCAAAAATCAGAACTGTTAACAGATTGCCGTTAGCATTTTGTCGCAACTGTTCTAGAATTTCAGTGGAAATGGGGAACTCTTGACTAGGTAAAGGGAATAATTCTCTCTCTCTACTGCTGTTTGCCTCTTCGCCTTTCTGATTCCTGAGAGCAAGAGAATGGGCTAAATTTCTTCTCAGCGTCCCCAACCAATCGCTGTAAGCCTGCACTACGACGGGCAAGACATCGCGAGCGCCAATACTTTTGAGCTGTAGTGCGGGGATTAAGCCAGCTGTAATAATTGAGCTTTTGCCAACCCCAGAAGGGCCGTGAATTAAAATCAGCTTGCGATCGTTGCGGCTGATGCGCTCGATAAGGCGACTAACATCTTGTTGGCGACCGGAAGCCGCTATCTCCTGGGCAACAGATCCTCTAGCTCGCGTTTCTAGTGCATGTGAGATACTTGGGTTAAGAGCTTGTCGGTGGGGCTGTAAGCGTCCAGCACCAGTGAAGGCGCGGAAACCATACTGCTGTTCAATGGAACGCAGTTGTTGCTTAAGTAGAAAAGCTTGCAGATAATGACCTTCTTCAAAGTAAAGCGATCGCAAAGCTTTGGCAATCCGAATATACAAATGCGGATCGTACTGATGGTTACACTGTTCTAGAGCTTGTTCCAAGTTTTTGACAGCAGTAGCAGTTTGCCACTCACCCAAATGCTGCTGGGACAGAGCCAGAAGAAATAGATATAAACTCTCATACTGGGAGAGTGGCATTGCTAGACAGGTTGTATCTAAATTCGTTAGCGCTAGCGTCGAGAGTGCAAACCTTGCTTGCAAATTTACCTCTTCCCAGTTGCATACAGAAAGAGCAACTTCCGCCAAAAAGCCATAATCTTGAGCTTGCTGGAGGGACAATTTATAAGTTTGATGTAACAACAAAGCTTTTTGAGCCAAAACCTGCAAGTCTGTCCAAGCTTCTAAGCGTTGCAGCACTTCACAAAGAGACGAAATAAACTTAGCAACCAGTTCTGGACGCTCAGCCGCTTCAAAGACCTGAATACACTCGTGTAAATAATCTCTGGATTGGTTCCAGTGTTGGCGGCTTTTTTCTGGTCGCAAGTTAGCCAAACGGCTGTAACATCGCCCCAAGTAAAACAGCAGTAAACCCTCTCGCTCTTTCTGGGGGTTCTGAAGGCCTAGCATGGTAAAGCGTCGCAGACGAGAATGGAAAGAAGTGTTTCTCGCCTTTCGGTTTTTGTCAGTTGCCTTTTTGTGACAACTCACTGCTGAGTCGTCACTTCGGAAATAACCCAGACTTTTTTGATAATGGACTATGCTCGACTCGATCCGATCTCTGTTGTAGTCATCGCATCCCCGGACAAATTCCAGACTTGCTTGTAATTTTGGCTCTAATTGCTGTCCGCGATCGCGCAAATCTTCTAAAGCTGACTCCAGTTCTAGAGGATGGTTGGAAACACAAGGAGCGAGGGCAAAATTTTCTGGCGACTGATCGGTACTGAGGTTTAGCTCTTTGGCAAACCAGGAGTCTGCCTTATTTTGCAGTAATTCCATTAACTCCGATGTGGACAGCACAAAGCGGATTGATGAAGCCGCCCAGCTTTTGAAATCCGGCGCAAACCGGATTAGCTTTTGCAGCACCGCGTCCGTAATCCACAGCACTATCGGAAAGGGAAAATGAGCGCGAAACTCATCTCGCAGTAAGTTGGTAGATATCAGCACCTGGTCAAGCGCGATCGCTGACTCTAACCCCAAAATCATCAAAGCTGGCGGCATTTCCTGTTGTAGCTGCGAGCTGCCTTGCTCCCCCACAGCTTCCAGAATCGGGTTGTAGAGGGTTTTGACTGTATCTGCTAAGATAAGCTCCCGCATCAAACACTGATTTTGTTGGCGTATCTGCTGCACCATCCGATTTTGTAAAGAAGCATAGTTGCAGCGCACCAAGATTAGCGAAAAGTACCCCTGAGAAAGTGCGATCGCTCTTAATAATGTCCTCACTGAGCGATCGTTGTATGCAGATGCCTCTTCTGGTTCCCTCAAATCAGTCATTGCTCTCATTTTCGGCCTGTGCGTTCGATGCAAATAGTCATCAACCAGTGCTGTAGCAGTGGCGGTATCTACAAACCTTACAAGCAATAATACTTAGTCTATTTTCTGATTCCGCAATTGGCTGATTATCAGTATTTGCTAAATAAAGTTTTTTTTACTCCCCTGTTATGTCAGGACATATTTTCAGCACCCAAGTGAACCCTGTTAATTATCAAAAATCGTTTATTAATCTTTCGCCAGCTCACATCTTATATGCCTTTAACAGAGAATAATCAATATTTCTTTAGATAGAATATAGAAACCATTGTCCGCAAAAAGCATACGACAGATTGCCCACTCCATACAGTGCTTTTGATACCGAGTAACTACCAACCCATCCGGATTCTGTAGATATTAAAGTATGTTTCCGTGGCTATAAACTAATTTAGGGAACACTAAATTAAAGTTGCTGACATAAGAAAAACATAGATAGAAACCCGCTTTCTTTAAGAAAACGGGTTTCTCAAACCCTGCATATATTGGCCGCCTTCCTAGCGTCCAACAGCGGCAACGAAACAGGTAAAGTTGCCAGTCCCTTAAAGTTTGGCTTCCAAAGACTTGAGAAACTCTGTATTAACGCCTGACTCGCGAGTCAGGGCAATCTTACCAGTACGAGCAATTTCCCGTAAGCCAAATTTATTCAGCACCTGGACAATTGCTACCAACTTCCCTGGATCTCCTACCACTTCTAAGGTCAGCGAATCCTCAGCGATATCTACTACCCTAGCGCGAAAAATCTGAGCTAACTCGACAACTTCCGAGCGATTCGAGCTGGTAGCATTTACTTTCAGCAGCATCAACTCTCGCTCAACACACGGAGTATCAGTAATATCTTGTACCTTAAGTACATTCACCAACTTGTAGAGCTGCTTAGTAAGCTGCTCAATTATCCGATCATCTCCTGGTACAACCATTGTGATCCGGGAGATTCCCAAATTTTCGGCAGGCCCAACAGCAAGGCTTTCAATATTAAAGCCGCGACGGGCAAATAAACCAGCTATTCGGGTCAGAACTCCCGCCTCATCTTCAACTAAAACAGAAAGGGTGTGTTTCATTGTATACAAAAGAAGCTGAAGCGCAAAATCTTGCTTTGCAATACAGAGTTTTCCTAAAGGTTACGCTAAGCAAAAGCAATGCTGACGCAATATGCGGCAACGGGACACCATTTTATGTTACTTCATAGCGCCCCCTGTCCACAAAAACGCCTATATCTGTAGATTTAGCGACAGTAACAGCTTAAATCTTTCCTTGGGAGATGTTATCAATTCGTCATTTTCATAATAATGGTGTAGTAAACTTCGTTCGGAGTAAGAATACTTATGGGTTGGTTAAAAAGACTTTTTGGGATGGAAAAGCCGCAAAATGCTCAAGTCAATGCGACCCCAGCACCGACAGCACAAGCTCCTGCCGCAGCTGGTGCAGCAAGTGGCAGCCAGACAATTCCCCCAGAGCGAGTAGGATTAAATGGGGAATATGACCAAAGCGGTCTTGCCAAGCGGGTTGCTCTGGCTTTTGACCAAGACCCGTCTTTGGATGATATTGATACGCTCTACGTAGCGCAGACTGGCGGTACAGTGGTTTTAAAAGGAAAAGTTCCCAGTCAGCAAATTCTCTCTCAAATGGTATCGGTCGCCCGCAGTGTGGAAGGTGCCACGGGTGTTGAAAGCAATCAAGTCACCATTGGTTAGATTGTAGCTAGAGTAATCCTCTTCACAAAAGTAGGTGGGATTGAAGGATACAAACCCAATCTAAATATAGGCATTTGTTGGGTTTTGCTTAGTCGTTCAACCCAACCTGCCCTTATCCTGGGCGCATTTAT contains:
- a CDS encoding AAA family ATPase, translating into MRAMTDLREPEEASAYNDRSVRTLLRAIALSQGYFSLILVRCNYASLQNRMVQQIRQQNQCLMRELILADTVKTLYNPILEAVGEQGSSQLQQEMPPALMILGLESAIALDQVLISTNLLRDEFRAHFPFPIVLWITDAVLQKLIRFAPDFKSWAASSIRFVLSTSELMELLQNKADSWFAKELNLSTDQSPENFALAPCVSNHPLELESALEDLRDRGQQLEPKLQASLEFVRGCDDYNRDRIESSIVHYQKSLGYFRSDDSAVSCHKKATDKNRKARNTSFHSRLRRFTMLGLQNPQKEREGLLLFYLGRCYSRLANLRPEKSRQHWNQSRDYLHECIQVFEAAERPELVAKFISSLCEVLQRLEAWTDLQVLAQKALLLHQTYKLSLQQAQDYGFLAEVALSVCNWEEVNLQARFALSTLALTNLDTTCLAMPLSQYESLYLFLLALSQQHLGEWQTATAVKNLEQALEQCNHQYDPHLYIRIAKALRSLYFEEGHYLQAFLLKQQLRSIEQQYGFRAFTGAGRLQPHRQALNPSISHALETRARGSVAQEIAASGRQQDVSRLIERISRNDRKLILIHGPSGVGKSSIITAGLIPALQLKSIGARDVLPVVVQAYSDWLGTLRRNLAHSLALRNQKGEEANSSRERELFPLPSQEFPISTEILEQLRQNANGNLLTVLIFDQFEELFFVCTNPAIRHQFYEFLRDCLNIPFVKVILSLREDYLHYLLECERLNYLDIINNDILNQEIRYYLGNFSKKDAKLVIKRLTERSPFFNLEQQLISRLVEDLAEELGEVRPIELQLVGAQLQEEEDKITTLQQYLQLGANPKAELVERFLKKVIADCGPENESAAWDILFLLTDKKGTRPLKTQEEFATILSVKKKKLNLILEILIGSGLVFVVWDESEARYQLVHDYLVERIRHRSDLNLKAQLARSEEKLNRVQKQQLGTIAAGIIMAILAILAGQFAWRAEAQRKVAAIAQTNAQLSALSASSETLFVSHKEFDALIEALRAGKRLKNATGVEPATQLRVLLAMQRAVYGVQERNRLEGHRDIVWGVSFSPDGQTIASASTDKTVKLWRRDGKLLKTLGNLIGHTDSVTSVSFSPDGKTLASSSLDKTIKLWKTDGTLIRTIKGHSSPVNNVSFSPDGKILASASDDKTVKLWNRSTGQLLKTLKHNSKVTSVVFSPDGRLLATASYDKIISIWDISKQKLEQPEKILRGHQGKVTCLNFSLDGQLLASASDDKTIKLWNKSGELVQTLAGHTDWVFGVSFSPDSQKLASSSNDNTVRVWRRDSKAKFETRSYRILKGHSDAVTSVSWSPDGQTLASGSYDKTVKFWRLNDMSRIVLKGHKDHVHDISFSPDGQTLASASQDKTVKLWDKSGLLLGTLVGHKDRVLSVTFSPDGQLIASASRDKTVKIWSISGKLLLTLNGQNGHKDWVLDVAFSPNGKIIASASRDKTVKLWDVSGRLIKTLKGHSDRVNAVAFSPNGNTLATTSDDNTIKLWTSDGKYIQTLAGHNGWVLDVTFSPNGQLIASASYDNTVKLWRRDGSLYRTLEGHTDSVSHLSFSPDGQILATTTWENTVQLWRLDDTLIKTLQGHSGRVTSVSFSPDGKALASASQDQTASIWNLDLDNLLLHSCNWVQDYLTNNPKVRASDRFLCNSN
- the ilvN gene encoding acetolactate synthase small subunit, coding for MKHTLSVLVEDEAGVLTRIAGLFARRGFNIESLAVGPAENLGISRITMVVPGDDRIIEQLTKQLYKLVNVLKVQDITDTPCVERELMLLKVNATSSNRSEVVELAQIFRARVVDIAEDSLTLEVVGDPGKLVAIVQVLNKFGLREIARTGKIALTRESGVNTEFLKSLEAKL
- a CDS encoding BON domain-containing protein, with the translated sequence MGWLKRLFGMEKPQNAQVNATPAPTAQAPAAAGAASGSQTIPPERVGLNGEYDQSGLAKRVALAFDQDPSLDDIDTLYVAQTGGTVVLKGKVPSQQILSQMVSVARSVEGATGVESNQVTIG